Genomic DNA from Capsicum annuum cultivar UCD-10X-F1 unplaced genomic scaffold, UCD10Xv1.1 ctg53494, whole genome shotgun sequence:
ACAATCTCAGCACCCATTCCGTTCCGTTCCGTTTTGTTCCATTCCGTTGTGTTCCATTTCGTCCATTGCATTGAACTCCTCTCCATTCCAGTACATTCCATTACATCTGATTCCATTTCACTTCATTCCACTCCTCTCCACTTCACTGCATTCCATTGCACTCCTTTCCTTTCCACTTCAATCCACTCCACTCCACTCAACTCCACTTCATTCCATTCCATTCCATTCCACTGCACTCCACTCCAGTAAATTCCACTCCACTCGACTGCTCCATTCCATTCCACTCCAGTCCATTCCACT
This window encodes:
- the LOC124893080 gene encoding uncharacterized protein LOC124893080, which produces MDCSGMDLSGVEWTGVEWNGAVEWSGIYWSGVQWNGMEWNEVELSGVEWIEVERKGVQWNAVKGVQCNGRNGTQRNGTKRNGTEWVLRLFHCTTACVTEGDPVERKEWNGMAWSGIEWKGVEWIRVE